CCAAATTACTGCATGCGGCCCATGGCAAGTGCCAAATGTGCGGGCGAACGATTGCCGATGACGACATCAAGCTTGAGATAGATCACAAAATCCCACGCAACTGGGGTGGTCTCACGGTTGAGGAAAATCTCTGGGCGATCTGCGGCCTCTGCAACGGTGGGAAGAGAGATTTCTTCGCGACGTTCAATGACGACGAAATGACCCGTATTCTCGCAAAGGATAGCGTCTACGAGCGCATTGCGGAGACGCTCCGCATCTACGAGGGTAGCCCGACTCCAGCTTGGCTTCTTCAGTTCGTCGCAAACGCCGACGATTTTCAGGAAGACTGGCAGAAGCGTCTGCGAGAGCTACGATATCCAGTGATCGGATACGAGATCGCCGCATCGCGTCGGAAGAATCCAGCCGGGAAATGGGAAGCGGCCTACACACTACGCGAGTGGAAGCCGCTCCCTGAAAATCATAAATTCCTGATCAAAGAATTCGAGAGAGTGAACAGAAAGGCCCGCTCGAATTAGCCGAAGGCTCTGTGCACCACGGACTGCTGAAGCACGGACGCGATCTGCGAGGACACTGCTTTCGCCACTGGTGGCGGGAAGGCGTTGCCGACCTGCCGATACGCAGCGGTTTTCCTGCCAGCGAACTTCCAATCGTTGGGGAAGCCCTGAATTCTCGCGACCATTTCGACAGTCAGTCGTGGCGAAC
Above is a genomic segment from Candidatus Brevundimonas colombiensis containing:
- a CDS encoding HNH endonuclease signature motif containing protein, yielding MATTATKLGAIHHKILDLLKATPTGLTIYEIRDQIADLDVQQHLDKRVRELRYTHKVPLRRIGGKAVYVYEGEREEGLSDGGHISSALRAKLLHAAHGKCQMCGRTIADDDIKLEIDHKIPRNWGGLTVEENLWAICGLCNGGKRDFFATFNDDEMTRILAKDSVYERIAETLRIYEGSPTPAWLLQFVANADDFQEDWQKRLRELRYPVIGYEIAASRRKNPAGKWEAAYTLREWKPLPENHKFLIKEFERVNRKARSN